A genomic window from Elaeis guineensis isolate ETL-2024a chromosome 3, EG11, whole genome shotgun sequence includes:
- the LOC140856622 gene encoding uncharacterized protein, producing MKRMGLSGVDAYAKFYQNKSGEFVTEEARQRHEKMLELREQATREVGSDGDTGSQQVCLMTDDTILDTVLGRQLGSGHSMRSKKSRSSSSGRSDDTSVPEAVRTSMSMMQDQISYWMNRSQTLERIVAAVAGRLGIDASELAPLQPHDAASAPPSRHVSGQGSTPGGGNEANESDHT from the exons atgaagaggatg ggactatccggagtcgacgcctatgctaaattctatcaaaacaagagtggcgagttcgtgaccgaggaggcgaggcagcgtcat gaaaaaatgttagaattgagagagcaggcgacgagggaggtgggatctgatggtgatactggatcgcagcaggtttgtttgatgacagatgatacgattttggataccgtcctcgggcggcagctaggatctggtcatagcatgcggtccaaaaaatcacgcagttcgtcatccggccggtctgatgatacatcggtgccagaggcagttaggacatccatgagcatgatgcaagatcagattagttactggatgaatcgtagtcagacgctcgagaggatcgtagctgcggtggcgggacggctcggtattgatgcttctgagttagcacctctacagccacatgatgccgcctctgcaccaccatcgcgacacgtatcgggtcagggatcgacgcctggaggagggaacgaggccaatgagtcagatcatacttag